In Mycobacterium sp. ITM-2016-00317, the genomic window CAGACCGTCCGGCGTCCCCGAGGCGAACCCCCTGGCCGCGGCGCGGTAGTCGCCGGAGCGCCGCATCCAGTGCACCTCGGGCACTCCTAGACCGTGCGGGTCCAGCCCGCTGGCGATGGTGATCAGCCTGGACACCGCGCGGGCGACGACACCGTCGGCGACGCCGAACGGTTCCAGCGTCAACAGTTCTCCGTGCGCGACGGCGGCGAGCACCGTCGCAGGCACCCGCGTCCCGCCGGTGGCGAGGTCGGCCAGCAGTTCCAGCCGCCGCCCGGTGCCCTCTCGCGGCCGGCCCAGCGCATCGTCGTCGACCAGATCCGATGCGGCCAGCGCGTGCAGCCGCGCGATCGCCTGCAGTGGCGCGCGCCGCCACGCCCCGACCAGCGCGCCTTCCCCGCCTTCGAGCGCCTCGGCGACACGCAGCGCCCCGGCCAGCACCGGATCGCGGTCGCCGTCCGGCGAGAACTGCAGCGGTCCGCCGTCGAGGACCGAGGATGCCCGCGCGGCGCGCAGTGCCGCCTCGGCCGCGTTCGCCGGCCATCCGCGCAGGTTCGCCCGGTGCCGGTGTGCCTTGCCGAGGGCGTCAGCGGCGTCGGCGCCGGCCTGGGCGACCCCGGGGAGCGTCGTCAGCGGCGCCAACGGGTCGTCGGCGGTCGGGCTCATCGGGGGCTGCCACAGGTCACGCGGGGACACGGTAGTCGACCAGTGGCCGCGCGCGCCGTGACGTTCGTCGCGGCGAAACCGCCGTCTGCAGTCTCAGATGTGAGTTGCCAACGTCTGTGCAACGTTGGGTGACTACCCTCACAGGCATGACCGAGACGCCTGCGGACGCCATCGCGTCCTACCCTCCGGCCCCCGAGTTCACCGAGCACGCCAACGCCACCGCGGCGTTGTATGACGAGGCCGACGCCGACCGCCTGGCGTTCTGGGCCGAGCAGGCCGAGCGACTGTCCTGGGAGACGCCCTTCGACGAGGTGCTGGACTGGTCGGGCGCGCCGTTCGCGAAGTGGTTCGTCGGCGGGCGGCTCAACGTGGCCTACAACTGCGTGGACCGGCACGTCGAGGCCGGCAACGGCGACCGGGTGGCCATCCACTGGGAGGGCGAACCCGTCGGGGACGCCCGCGACATCACCTACGCCCAGCTCAAGGACGAGGTGAGCCAGGCGGCCAACGCGTTCACCGAGCTCGGCCTCAAGGCCGGCGACCGGGTGGCCATCTACATGCCGATGGTGCCCGAGGCCATCGTGGCGATGCTGGCGTGTGCCCGGCTGGGCGCCATGCACTCGGTCGTCTTCGCCGGGTTCTCCGCGAGCGCACTCAAGGCGCGCATCGACGACGCGCAGGCCAAGCTCGTCATCACCACCGACGGGCAGTTCCGCCGCGGGTCCGCGGTCTCGCTCAAAACCGGGGTCGACGAGGCCATCGACGGTCTGGGTGACCACAGCCCGGTCGACCACGTGGTCGTGGTGCGCCGCACCGGTATCGACACCCCGTGGACCGAGGGGCGCGACCTGTGGTGGGACGAGGTCGTCCCCCAGGCCTCCACCGAGCACACCCCCGAGGCGTTCGACTCCGAGCATCCGCTGTTCCTGCTCTACACCTCCGGCACCACCGGCAAGCCCAAGGGCATCATGCACACCTCGGGTGGCTACCTGACCCAGGCCGCCTACACCCACTACTACGTCTTCGACCTCAAACCCGAGACCGACGTGTACTGGTGCACCGCCGACATCGGCTGGGTGACCGGCCACACCTACATCGTGTACGGGCCGCTGGCCAACGGCGCCACCCAGGTCGTCTACGAGGGCACCCCGGCCTCGCCCGACGAGCACCGCCACTACCAGACCATCGAAAAATACGGCGTCACCATCTATTACACCGCGCCGACGCTGGTGCGCACGTTCATGAAGTGGGGCCGCCAAATCGCCGCCGAGCACGACCTGTCGAGCCTGCGGCTGCTCGGCAGCGTGGGCGAGCCGATCAACCCCGAGGCGTGGCGCTGGTACCGCAAGGTGTTCGGCGCCGACAAGACCCCGATCGTGGACACCTGGTGGCAGACCGAGACCGGCGCGATCATGATCTCCCCGCTGCCCGGGGTCACCGTGTGCAAGCCCGGTTCGGCGATGCGCGCGCTGCCGGGCATCTCGGCCAAGATCGTCGACGACGACGGCAACGAGCTCGAACCGTCGCCCGATCACGGGGAGCACACCACCGGCTACCTGGTCCTCGACCAGCCGTGGCCGGCGATGCTGCGCGGCATCTGGAACGACCCCGAGCGGTTCAAGGAGACCTACTGGGCCCGGTTCGCCAAGCAGGGCTGGTACTTCGCCGGCGACGGCGCACGGTACGGCAGCGACGGCGAGATCTGGGTGCTGGGCCGCATCGACGACGTCATGAACATCTCCGGGCACCGGATCTCCACCGCCGAGGTCGAATCGGCCCTGGTCGGCCATTCCGGGGTGGCCGAGGCCGCGGTGGTCGGCGCCACCGACGAGCAGACCGGCCAGGCCATCTGCGCGTTCGTGATCCTCAAGTCCAGCGCCCACGGCGGCGAGAAGGACATGATCGACGAGCTGCGCGCCGAGGTGGCCCGCGAGATCTCCCCGATCGCCAAACCGCGCGAGATCCACGTCGTGCCCGAACTGCCGAAGACCCGCAGCGGCAAGATCATGCGCCGGCTGCTCCGCGACGTCGCCGAGGGCCGCGAGCTCGGCGACACCTCCACGCTGGTCGACCCCAGCGTGTTCGAGGCGATCCGGGCCGGCAAGTAGGTCGGAGCTAGCCCGCCCCGATGGGAACGAAACCGGTACCGGGGCGGCCCTTGGCGGTGATGTCGGCCAGCTGCGTGTTGAACGACATGGTCACCGCGGGGGTGTGCAGCGGGATGAACTTGACCACGCAGGTCGGCAGGTCCTCGGAGAACGCGCCGTGGATCATGCCGACCAGTCGGTTGTTGACGGTGACGGGGGCGCCCGAGTCGCCGGGCTGGCCGCACACCTGGTTGACGATCGTGCCCGGCGCCTCGCCCGGGCCCCAGGTGACGCCGCACGAGTAGCCGGTGGTGCGGCCCAGTTTGCAGGCCACGTCGCCGAACCGGGGGTCAGGGGCCAGGCCGTCGATGCGGAAGCCGTTGACGGTGTTGACGGGCGTGACCTTGGCCGGGTCGAACTTGATGACCGCGTAGTCGAGGATGTCGTTGCCGGCGACCATCGTGCCGACGGGGCCGGCGGCTTGATCGGCCTCGGCGGCGACGACCGCGCCCGGGCCGCCGCAGTGCGCGGACGTGAACCCGATCAGGTTCCCCTGGTTGTCGGTGCCGATCGCGGTCAGCGTGCACAGCGATTCGCCGTTGACGACGAGGCCGGAGCCACCGCCGAGGACCACCGGCGGTGCGGCATGGGCAGGGACCGTCGCGAACGTCAGCAAGGCGGTGAGAGCCAGGAGCGCCGCGCGGACCCACGGGAAGTGGCCGCTCATCCTCAAGAGGTCACTCCCCTATCCCGAAAATCCGACGTGCCCGACCCGTCTCAGCAAGGAACTCGCGCAGTCTAACCTCGGCCGGAATCGTTTAGTGGGACGCCACGTGGCAACATGAACGCGACCGAGAAGAGTGGGCGGAAGGAAGCCAGGCGTGAGCGATCGCAGAAACGGCGTGCCGAACACCGTGACGTCGATACCGCTGGTGGACCCTCACGCACCCAAACCGGATCCGTCGATCGGGGATCTGGTCAAGGACGCCACCGCCCAGGTGTCCACTCTGGTGCGCGCCGAGGTCGAGCTGGCGAAGGCGGAGATCACCCGCGACGTCAAGAAGGGCCTGACCGGCAGCATCTTCTTCATCGCGGCGCTGGTCGTGCTGTTCTACTCGACGTTCTTCTTTTTCTTCTTCGTCGCCGAGCTGCTGGACACCTGGCTGTGGAAGTGGGCGGCGTACCTGATCGTGTTCGGGATCATGCTCGTGCTGACCGGGCTGCTCGCGCTGTTCGGCTATCTGAAGGTGCGCCGTATCCGCGGCCCGCAGAAGACCATCGAGTCGGTCAGGGAGATCCCCGAGGCGTTCACGCCCGGCCCGGACAAGAGGGCCGTCGCGACCGGTAACGGCGATCCGGCGACGCACAAAGACCCGTCGGGCTGGTAATGGCCCCACCCGATCCGTCGGTGGTACGCATCGGCGGACCGTGGCGACACCTGGACGTGCACGCCAACGGGATTCGGTTCCACGTTGTCGAGGCACTGCGCCGACCCGACGATGACGATCCGTCCCGTTCCCTGGCCGATCGTCCGCTGGTGATCCTGCTGCACGGCTTCGGGTCGTTCTGGTGGTCGTGGCGCCACCAGCTGACCGGTCTGACCGGTGCCCGGGTGGTGGCGGTGGATCTGCGCGGTTACGGCGGCAGCGACAAGCCGCCCCGCGGATACGACGGGTGGACGCTGGCCGGGGACACCGCGGGACTGGTCCGCGCGTTGGGCCATCACAGCGCCACGCTGGTGGGGCACGCCGACGGCGGGCTGGTGTGCTGGGCGACGTCGGTGCTGCACCCGCGGGCGGTGCGGGCGATCGCGGTGGTGAGCTCCCCGCATCCGGCCGCACTGCGCACCTCGACCCTGACTCGCCGCGATCAGGGCCGGGCACTGCTGCCGTCACTGCTGGGCTATCAGGTGCCCATGTGGCCGGAGCGCGCGCTGACGCGCGACGACGGCGCCGAGGTCGAACGGTTGGTCCGCAGCCGGTCGGGCACGAAATGGCAGGCGAGCGAGGATTTCTCGGAGACCGCCAGGCATCTGCGCCGGGCCGTCCAGATCCCGTCGGCGGCGCACTGCGGGCTGGAGTATCAGCGTTGGGCGGTGCGCAGCCAGTTTCGCACCGAGGGCCGGCGCTTCATGAGATCGATGAAGCGCCCGCTGACGGTTCCGGTGCTGCACCTGCGTGGTGACGCCGACCCGTACGTGCTGGCAGACCCGGTGCAGCGGACGCAGCGCTACGCCCCGCACGGCAGGTACGTCTCGATCGACGGCGCCGGGCATTTCGCCCACGAGGAGGCCCCGGAGGCGGTCAACGAGCAGCTGCGGCGCTTCCTGGATCAGGTGTACGGCTGATCAGCTTGCGTTGATGCAGGTTCCGGTCGGGACGCGGTCGACGTTGCCGACCTTGGCCATCTGCCTGGCCACCTCGTTGGCGGTGAGCACGAACCCGGTGTCGACGTCGTCGACCGCCGCGCCGAACACCACGCCCAGCACCTTGCCCTGCCGGTTGATCATCGGCCCACCCGAATTGCCCTGCCGGACAGTGCCCCTGATCGTGTAGACCTCGCGGGTGACGGTGGTGGACCGGTAGATGTCGGGCCCGTTGAGCTCGATGATCTCGCGTACCCGTGCCGGGGTCGCGGTGAACTCGCCGCCGCCCGGATAGCCCATGACGATGCCGTCGGTGCCCGGCTGGGCCTCGGTGTCGACGAACTGCAGCGGCGCCGACGGGAGGTTGGGCACGTCGAGGATGGAGATGTCGGCGTCGGGGTCATACGAGATGACGCCTGCGTCGTAGGTCTGGCCGTCGACCTCGACGGTGACGCTGTCGGACCCGGCGACCACGTGCGCGTTGGACATCACCCGGTTGGGGGCGACGACGAAACCGGTGCCTTCGAGCACCTTCTGGCAGCTCTGCGCGACGCCGCGGACCTTGAGCACGCTGGAGCGGGTGGTGTTGACCACGGGCGAGGTGGCCAGTGCCGGGTCCGGTGGGTCGATTTCGGCGACCGGCGTCGGACCGAACGGTTTCAGCACGTCGTGCAGTCCGGCGGTCTCCCACAGCGCCGAGAGCCGGTCGGGCACCGACCGCAGCCAGCTGGGCGCGACGTCGTCGACTTCGGCGATCACCTTCGAACCCTGCACGGCGGCGGCCAGATTCGGTTGCGGCGAGGAGACCAGTGCGGTGCCCAGCAGCCATGCCGCGGTCAGCACCAGCACCAGCTGCAGCGCCACCCCGACGACCGAGTCGACGACCCGCAGGCCAGGACTTCGGATCGCCCCGCGCACCGCCCTGCCGAGCACCACCCCGGCGATCTCGCCGATCACCACCAGCGCCAGGATCAGGAACAGGGTGACGAACAGCTTGGTCCGCGGGCCGCTGATGTGGTCGACGACGTGCGGAGCCAACAGGATCCCGGCGCCCGCGCCGAGCGCCACCCCGACCAGAGCCAGCAGGGAACCCGGCGCGCCTGATCGCCAGCCGGAGACGGCGGCGATGAGCGCTAACGCCAGGATGCTGATATCAAGCCACTGTGACGAGTTCATCGTTGCGCATCACCGTAGCTGCCCTGACCCTCCAGGAGCGCGATTGCGGCGTCGAGTTCGTAGACGTTGTCGGTCGCCCAAGGCACCGCCCAGCCCGCGACCTCCAGCATCGCCGCGATCACCTGCCCGGTGAACCCCCACACCATCATCTCGTTGAGCAGGAACGCCGGGCCCGCCGAGCGCCGACTGTTCTGCTTGCGGTACACCATGATCCGGTTCTCCGGATTGATGAAGGCGCGCACCGGGACCCGGGCCACCACCGCCGTCTCGAACGGGTCGACCACCCCGACGGGGCCCGGATCCGGTGAATACGCCAGCACCGGCACCACGTGGAAGCCCGACGGCGGGATGAACATTTTGTCCAGCACGGCGAGCGGCTGCAGTCGCGCGGCGTCGATGCCGGTCTCCTCGGTGGCCTCCCGCAGTGCGGTGTCCACGGGGCTGCGGTCCTCGGGGTCGGCGGCGCCGCCGGGGAACGCGGCCTGTCCGGCGTGGTGGCGCAACGTCGACGCGCGGACGGTGACCAGCAGGTCGGCCTCGTCGGGCAGGGTGCCGGGCGCACCGTCGCGCGGACCGGAGAAGAGCACCAGCACCGCGGCGTCCCGGCGCGCCCCGGTCACCGCGGCTTTGGTGTTGGCGGCGGCCAGCGCGGCCAGCACTTCGGCGGGCACCCGGCGCCGGTAGGCGTCCTGCACCGCACCGGGTTGCGCGACGAGCGGGGCCAACCAGGGCGGGGCCGCGGACGGAGTCAACTCGCCGTCGCTGCTGTCCCAGCTCACGCGACTCCAATCTTCGGGTCGACCGCGGCGGCGATCTCGTCGGCGGTCGCGAACGACCGGGGCAGAATCTCGGCAACGCTACCGTCTGCGCGCAGCACCACCGTGGCCGGCATCACGTTGGGCACCCGCAGCGCTGCGGCGATGGTGCGACGGCCGTCCTGCACGGTCGGCAGGTGCACGCCCAGCTCTGCCAGCCGCAGCAACGCCGCGCTCTCGTTCTCGTCCTGGTGCACGGTCAGCACGGTCACCGCGGGGCCGACCCGGCGCTGGTACTCGGCCAGCGCGGGCAGTTCGTCGGCGCACGGGCCGCACCAGTAAGCCCAGAGATTCACCACGGCGGGCCCGCCAGCGCCTCGGCGACCGCGACGCGCGATCCGTCGCCCACGCATTCCAGCGCGATGCCGCGCAGCGCGGCCGGACCGGGACCCGCACCCGGATCGGGGCACGGTTCCAGCGCGGCGCGGGCCCGCAGACCTGCCAACGCCTCGGGGGTGTCGGCGTCGCGCCGGTCCCGCGCGGACGGCACGTCGCGCTGCGATGCGGATTGGGTGTCGTCGGCGCCGAGTTCGGTCCACAGTGCGACGCCGAGCGCGAGGACGACGACCAGCGCCACGATGCTCCACCGGGCTGATGCACTGACGGTCACGCCAGGCACCTACAGCCCGGCCAGCGCCAGCAGGTGTTCGGTCTCGGGTCCCTTGACCAGTGGCGCCGCGATCATCGGGTCGGTGGGGCCGATGCCGTAGGACGGACAGTCCTTGGCGAGCACGCAGACCCCGCAGGCCGGTTTGCGGGCGTGGCACACGCGCCGGCCGTGGAAGATCACCCGATGGCTGAGCAGCGTCCATTCGCTGCGCTCGATGAGTTCACCGACGGCGTGCTCGACCTTGACCGGATCTTCCTCGGCGGTCCAGCGCCACCGGCGCACCAGCCGGCCGAAGTGGGTGTCCACGGTGATTCCGGGGATGTCGAACGCATTACCCAGGATCACGTTGGCGGTCTTGCGCCCCACCCCCGGCAGCGTGACCAGCTCGTCGAGTG contains:
- a CDS encoding oxidoreductase codes for the protein MSPTADDPLAPLTTLPGVAQAGADAADALGKAHRHRANLRGWPANAAEAALRAARASSVLDGGPLQFSPDGDRDPVLAGALRVAEALEGGEGALVGAWRRAPLQAIARLHALAASDLVDDDALGRPREGTGRRLELLADLATGGTRVPATVLAAVAHGELLTLEPFGVADGVVARAVSRLITIASGLDPHGLGVPEVHWMRRSGDYRAAARGFASGTPDGLAAWLVFSSEGLHAGAREALAIAQNATS
- the marP gene encoding acid resistance serine protease MarP, with translation MNSSQWLDISILALALIAAVSGWRSGAPGSLLALVGVALGAGAGILLAPHVVDHISGPRTKLFVTLFLILALVVIGEIAGVVLGRAVRGAIRSPGLRVVDSVVGVALQLVLVLTAAWLLGTALVSSPQPNLAAAVQGSKVIAEVDDVAPSWLRSVPDRLSALWETAGLHDVLKPFGPTPVAEIDPPDPALATSPVVNTTRSSVLKVRGVAQSCQKVLEGTGFVVAPNRVMSNAHVVAGSDSVTVEVDGQTYDAGVISYDPDADISILDVPNLPSAPLQFVDTEAQPGTDGIVMGYPGGGEFTATPARVREIIELNGPDIYRSTTVTREVYTIRGTVRQGNSGGPMINRQGKVLGVVFGAAVDDVDTGFVLTANEVARQMAKVGNVDRVPTGTCINAS
- a CDS encoding phage holin family protein, coding for MSDRRNGVPNTVTSIPLVDPHAPKPDPSIGDLVKDATAQVSTLVRAEVELAKAEITRDVKKGLTGSIFFIAALVVLFYSTFFFFFFVAELLDTWLWKWAAYLIVFGIMLVLTGLLALFGYLKVRRIRGPQKTIESVREIPEAFTPGPDKRAVATGNGDPATHKDPSGW
- the nth gene encoding endonuclease III — its product is MNRTLATAFPHVYCELDFTNPLELTVATILSAQSTDKRVNLTTPALFKKYRTALDYAQADRTELEELIRPTGFYRNKASSLIGLGQALVERFDGQVPETLDELVTLPGVGRKTANVILGNAFDIPGITVDTHFGRLVRRWRWTAEEDPVKVEHAVGELIERSEWTLLSHRVIFHGRRVCHARKPACGVCVLAKDCPSYGIGPTDPMIAAPLVKGPETEHLLALAGL
- a CDS encoding CoA pyrophosphatase — its product is MSWDSSDGELTPSAAPPWLAPLVAQPGAVQDAYRRRVPAEVLAALAAANTKAAVTGARRDAAVLVLFSGPRDGAPGTLPDEADLLVTVRASTLRHHAGQAAFPGGAADPEDRSPVDTALREATEETGIDAARLQPLAVLDKMFIPPSGFHVVPVLAYSPDPGPVGVVDPFETAVVARVPVRAFINPENRIMVYRKQNSRRSAGPAFLLNEMMVWGFTGQVIAAMLEVAGWAVPWATDNVYELDAAIALLEGQGSYGDAQR
- a CDS encoding alpha/beta fold hydrolase; amino-acid sequence: MAPPDPSVVRIGGPWRHLDVHANGIRFHVVEALRRPDDDDPSRSLADRPLVILLHGFGSFWWSWRHQLTGLTGARVVAVDLRGYGGSDKPPRGYDGWTLAGDTAGLVRALGHHSATLVGHADGGLVCWATSVLHPRAVRAIAVVSSPHPAALRTSTLTRRDQGRALLPSLLGYQVPMWPERALTRDDGAEVERLVRSRSGTKWQASEDFSETARHLRRAVQIPSAAHCGLEYQRWAVRSQFRTEGRRFMRSMKRPLTVPVLHLRGDADPYVLADPVQRTQRYAPHGRYVSIDGAGHFAHEEAPEAVNEQLRRFLDQVYG
- the acs gene encoding acetate--CoA ligase; the encoded protein is MTETPADAIASYPPAPEFTEHANATAALYDEADADRLAFWAEQAERLSWETPFDEVLDWSGAPFAKWFVGGRLNVAYNCVDRHVEAGNGDRVAIHWEGEPVGDARDITYAQLKDEVSQAANAFTELGLKAGDRVAIYMPMVPEAIVAMLACARLGAMHSVVFAGFSASALKARIDDAQAKLVITTDGQFRRGSAVSLKTGVDEAIDGLGDHSPVDHVVVVRRTGIDTPWTEGRDLWWDEVVPQASTEHTPEAFDSEHPLFLLYTSGTTGKPKGIMHTSGGYLTQAAYTHYYVFDLKPETDVYWCTADIGWVTGHTYIVYGPLANGATQVVYEGTPASPDEHRHYQTIEKYGVTIYYTAPTLVRTFMKWGRQIAAEHDLSSLRLLGSVGEPINPEAWRWYRKVFGADKTPIVDTWWQTETGAIMISPLPGVTVCKPGSAMRALPGISAKIVDDDGNELEPSPDHGEHTTGYLVLDQPWPAMLRGIWNDPERFKETYWARFAKQGWYFAGDGARYGSDGEIWVLGRIDDVMNISGHRISTAEVESALVGHSGVAEAAVVGATDEQTGQAICAFVILKSSAHGGEKDMIDELRAEVAREISPIAKPREIHVVPELPKTRSGKIMRRLLRDVAEGRELGDTSTLVDPSVFEAIRAGK
- a CDS encoding S1 family peptidase, producing MSGHFPWVRAALLALTALLTFATVPAHAAPPVVLGGGSGLVVNGESLCTLTAIGTDNQGNLIGFTSAHCGGPGAVVAAEADQAAGPVGTMVAGNDILDYAVIKFDPAKVTPVNTVNGFRIDGLAPDPRFGDVACKLGRTTGYSCGVTWGPGEAPGTIVNQVCGQPGDSGAPVTVNNRLVGMIHGAFSEDLPTCVVKFIPLHTPAVTMSFNTQLADITAKGRPGTGFVPIGAG